A window of Ipomoea triloba cultivar NCNSP0323 chromosome 2, ASM357664v1 contains these coding sequences:
- the LOC116010480 gene encoding mitochondrial import inner membrane translocase subunit TIM23-2 encodes MAYQARATNHADGDNGEDLQNRRLYNPYHDLQVPIQSLYKLPTSPEFLFQEESVAQRRSWGENLTYYTGIGYLAGATVGAGKGFVDGVRASEAGDTMKLRVNRILNGSGHTGRKFGNRAGVIGLLYAGMESGMVAARDTDDVINSVVAGLGTGALYRAASGLRSAAVAGVIGGVVVGLGVTAKQAMKRYVPI; translated from the coding sequence ATGGCGTATCAGGCACGAGCTACGAATCACGCCGACGGAGATAACGGCGAAGATCTTCAGAATCGACGGCTCTACAATCCTTACCACGACCTCCAAGTTCCGATACAGTCTCTTTACAAGCTCCCCACGTCGCCTGAATTCCTTTTTCAAGAGGAGTCCGTAGCGCAGCGCCGATCCTGGGGGGAGAATCTCACCTACTACACAGGCATCGGCTATCTCGCCGGCGCCACCGTCGGGGCGGGTAAAGGTTTCGTTGACGGCGTCAGAGCTTCGGAGGCTGGAGACACCATGAAACTCCGGGTCAACAGAATCCTCAACGGGTCGGGCCACACGGGCAGGAAGTTCGGGAACCGGGCCGGCGTTATCGGGCTGCTTTATGCTGGGATGGAGAGCGGCATGGTCGCGGCCAGGGATACGGATGACGTCATCAACAGCGTGGTGGCGGGATTGGGCACAGGCGCGCTCTACAGGGCGGCGTCAGggctgaggtctgcagcagtcGCCGGAGTCATCGGCGGCGTGGTTGTTGGATTGGGAGTGACAGCAAAACAGGCAATGAAACGCTATGTCCCAATCTGA
- the LOC116010479 gene encoding uncharacterized methyltransferase C3H7.11-like isoform X1: protein MAPTCSGCSIAAIRLINGLFRASLSFPVRQYCCESDHYYSKKSLKYWNDFYKRHQNKFFKDRHYLEKDWGRHFSNEDGDGDGKGKVVLEVGCGAGNSIFPLVAAFPRLIVHACDFSPQAVALVKSHENFDAERIHVFVCDAAKDDLSSEITSSTVDVVTLIFMLSAVSPNKMPSILQNCKKVLKPNGHILFRDYALGDSAQVRHNIDSSSEHYYGPNWVKKPFCCSISCAKKVKLHERNQMISQNFYFRGDGTCSFYFSKEFLSTLFVQAGFDVVDINTYCMEIENRYRNITMPRRWLRAVFRKS from the exons ATGGCGCCGACGTGTTCCGGTTGCTCAATCGCGGCTATTCGACTGATAAATGGCCTTTTCCGGGCTAGTTTATCCTTCCCTGTTAGGCAATATTGTTGCGAGAGTGATCACTACTACAGTAAGAAGTCTCTGAAGTACTGGAATGACTTCTACAAGCGCCACCAAAACAAG TTTTTCAAGGACAGGCATTACTTGGAGAAGGATTGGGGAAGGCATTTTTCTAATGaagatggtgatggtgatggtaaAGGAAAGGTCGTTTTAGAG GTAGGTTGCGGAGCTGGGAATTcaattttcccccttgttgctGCATTTCCCAGGCTCATTGTTCATGCTTGTGATTTTTCACCCCAAGCAGTAGCACTTGTTAAG TCCCATGAAAATTTTGATGCTGAGAGGATACATGTCTTTGTCTGTGATGCTGCTAAGGATGATCTCAGTTCTGAAATCACATCCTCAACTGTTGATGTTGTTACCCTG ATCTTTATGTTGTCTGCAGTTTCTCCAAATAAGATGCCTTCAATTTTACAGAACTGTAAAAAAGTACTAAAG CCAAACGGTCACATTCTTTTTCGAGATTATGCACTTGGAGATTCTGCTCAAGTAAGACATAATATTGATTCAAGTTCAGAACATTATTATGGACCAAATTGGGTTAAGAAGCCTTTTTGTTGTTCTATTTCCTgtgcaaaaaaa GTGAAGTTGCATGAGAGAAACCAGATGATTAGTCAGAATTTTTATTTTCGAGGGGATGGGACT TGCTCATTCTATTTCTCCAAGGAATTCTTGTCAACATTATTTGTACAAGCTGGATTTGATGTTGTAGATATCAACACATACTGTATGGAAATAGAGAATCGTTATCGGAATATTACCATGCCAAG GCGGTGGCTACGGGCTGTTTTCAGGAAGTCCTAA
- the LOC116010479 gene encoding tRNA N(3)-methylcytidine methyltransferase METTL2-like isoform X2 → MAPTCSGCSIAAIRLINGLFRASLSFPVRQYCCESDHYYSKKSLKYWNDFYKRHQNKFFKDRHYLEKDWGRHFSNEDGDGDGKGKVVLEVGCGAGNSIFPLVAAFPRLIVHACDFSPQAVALVKSHENFDAERIHVFVCDAAKDDLSSEITSSTVDVVTLIFMLSAVSPNKMPSILQNCKKVLKPNGHILFRDYALGDSAQVKLHERNQMISQNFYFRGDGTCSFYFSKEFLSTLFVQAGFDVVDINTYCMEIENRYRNITMPRRWLRAVFRKS, encoded by the exons ATGGCGCCGACGTGTTCCGGTTGCTCAATCGCGGCTATTCGACTGATAAATGGCCTTTTCCGGGCTAGTTTATCCTTCCCTGTTAGGCAATATTGTTGCGAGAGTGATCACTACTACAGTAAGAAGTCTCTGAAGTACTGGAATGACTTCTACAAGCGCCACCAAAACAAG TTTTTCAAGGACAGGCATTACTTGGAGAAGGATTGGGGAAGGCATTTTTCTAATGaagatggtgatggtgatggtaaAGGAAAGGTCGTTTTAGAG GTAGGTTGCGGAGCTGGGAATTcaattttcccccttgttgctGCATTTCCCAGGCTCATTGTTCATGCTTGTGATTTTTCACCCCAAGCAGTAGCACTTGTTAAG TCCCATGAAAATTTTGATGCTGAGAGGATACATGTCTTTGTCTGTGATGCTGCTAAGGATGATCTCAGTTCTGAAATCACATCCTCAACTGTTGATGTTGTTACCCTG ATCTTTATGTTGTCTGCAGTTTCTCCAAATAAGATGCCTTCAATTTTACAGAACTGTAAAAAAGTACTAAAG CCAAACGGTCACATTCTTTTTCGAGATTATGCACTTGGAGATTCTGCTCAA GTGAAGTTGCATGAGAGAAACCAGATGATTAGTCAGAATTTTTATTTTCGAGGGGATGGGACT TGCTCATTCTATTTCTCCAAGGAATTCTTGTCAACATTATTTGTACAAGCTGGATTTGATGTTGTAGATATCAACACATACTGTATGGAAATAGAGAATCGTTATCGGAATATTACCATGCCAAG GCGGTGGCTACGGGCTGTTTTCAGGAAGTCCTAA